In a single window of the Pontibacter russatus genome:
- a CDS encoding ROK family transcriptional regulator: protein MQKLRIIKHLYVKGAKTTTDICTRFHISPPTAMGILNELIAEGFVEKQGQGKSVGGRKPDLYGLKDNSLFVLSIDMERYRTRMTIFDNNNNKITATQTYPLQISKDLSAVEQLYEHASKLIQESGINTEKLMGIGVSMPGLVASASGKNHTYLLTQHIEEPLQEVLEKKFGKPVYIQNDVKSATLAEYRFGQAQNMKNVLVLSMDWGLGLGIIIDGKLRTGASGFAGEFGHIPLIEGGALCHCGKRGCLETVASGIALARMAREGIRSGQSTMLRYLEEEDLEPGLIINAANEGDQYAINILAETGRYLGKGIAILIQLFNPEAIILSGKIAEARQYITIPIQQSINTYCMTQLRENTTLALSDLGSDAGILGSVATVMENIFEKQIASVK from the coding sequence TTGCAGAAACTCAGAATTATCAAGCACCTTTATGTGAAGGGGGCCAAGACCACCACAGACATATGCACGCGGTTTCACATCAGCCCTCCCACCGCCATGGGCATCCTGAACGAGCTGATTGCGGAGGGATTTGTGGAGAAGCAGGGACAGGGCAAATCCGTGGGCGGGCGCAAGCCGGACCTGTACGGCCTGAAAGACAACTCGCTGTTCGTGCTGAGCATCGACATGGAGCGGTACAGGACGCGCATGACCATCTTCGACAACAACAACAACAAAATTACCGCCACCCAAACGTACCCGCTGCAGATATCCAAAGACCTGAGCGCTGTGGAGCAGTTGTACGAGCATGCCAGCAAACTGATTCAGGAGTCTGGTATTAATACAGAGAAGCTGATGGGCATTGGCGTGAGCATGCCCGGCCTGGTGGCCTCCGCAAGCGGCAAAAACCACACCTACCTGCTGACGCAGCACATAGAGGAACCCCTGCAGGAAGTGCTGGAGAAGAAATTCGGCAAGCCCGTCTATATACAGAACGACGTGAAGAGCGCGACGCTGGCCGAGTACCGGTTTGGGCAGGCCCAGAATATGAAGAATGTGCTGGTCCTGTCGATGGACTGGGGGCTCGGGCTCGGCATCATCATCGACGGCAAACTGCGAACCGGCGCCTCCGGTTTTGCCGGGGAGTTCGGCCATATCCCCCTGATAGAGGGCGGCGCCCTGTGCCACTGCGGCAAGCGCGGCTGCCTGGAAACGGTGGCCTCCGGCATTGCCCTGGCCCGCATGGCCCGCGAGGGCATCCGGTCGGGGCAGAGCACCATGCTGCGGTACCTGGAAGAGGAGGACCTGGAGCCGGGGCTCATCATCAACGCCGCCAACGAGGGCGATCAGTACGCCATCAACATCCTGGCGGAGACGGGCCGGTACCTGGGCAAGGGCATCGCCATCCTGATCCAGCTGTTCAACCCGGAGGCTATCATCCTGAGCGGCAAGATTGCCGAGGCAAGGCAGTACATCACCATCCCGATACAGCAGTCCATCAACACCTACTGCATGACGCAGCTCCGCGAAAACACCACCCTCGCACTGTCTGACCTGGGCAGCGATGCCGGTATCCTGGGCTCCGTGGCAACGGTGATGGAGAACATTTTTGAAAAGCAGATTGCATCCGTAAAGTGA
- the nagB gene encoding glucosamine-6-phosphate deaminase, which translates to MARLNLLEETRFEKLPVTVYPDEHIASVRVAQRIADLIRSKQRQGEQAVLGLATGATPVEVYAELVRMHREEGLSFQNVITFNLDEYYPMSPTAAQSYVTFMNENLFDHIDIPRENIHIPDGTLAKEEIAAYCLAYERKIEEANGLDLQILGIGRTGHIGFNEPGSAPNSGTRLVTLDDLTRRDASRDFGGKENVPTKAITMGIGTIFKAREIILMAWSQKKAPIIKKAVEGEISSDVPATYLQLSDKVEFVLDMDAASALTRFDTPWLVKDCVWDEKMTKKAVIWLSNTMKKPILKLTEEDYNNHGMAQLAVEKGPAYNINIHIFNKLQHTITGWPGGKPNADDSQRPERAEPARKRVIIFSPHPDDDVISMGGTFIRLVDQGHNVHVAYQTSGNTAVWDDDVLRYMEFAIDFDKSIGEDSQRLKTIYEEMRTFFETKQPNQPDSQEVRNVKGFIRKSEAIAAARYAGLDDDHIHFMALPFYEAGKLRKNSVTDEDIEMTMDLLRQVKPHQLFAAGDFADPHGTHIVCFRIILEALRRLRESGTEEWIEDCWLWMYRGAWHEFETHEIEMAVPLSPQEVERKRNAIFKHQSQKDRPVFPGDDAREFWVRAEERNRETAKDYDDLGLADYEAMEAFVRYHF; encoded by the coding sequence ATGGCCCGATTAAATCTTCTGGAAGAAACACGCTTCGAAAAACTGCCGGTGACGGTATACCCCGATGAGCACATTGCCTCGGTGAGAGTGGCGCAACGCATCGCGGACCTGATCCGCTCCAAGCAGCGGCAGGGGGAGCAGGCGGTGCTGGGCCTTGCCACAGGCGCCACCCCCGTAGAGGTATATGCCGAGCTCGTGCGCATGCACCGCGAGGAAGGGCTGAGCTTCCAGAACGTCATCACGTTTAACCTCGACGAGTACTACCCCATGAGTCCCACCGCCGCCCAGAGCTACGTGACGTTCATGAACGAGAACCTCTTCGACCACATCGACATCCCGAGGGAGAACATCCATATCCCGGACGGCACCTTGGCGAAGGAGGAAATAGCGGCCTACTGCCTGGCCTACGAGCGAAAGATAGAAGAGGCAAACGGCCTGGACCTGCAGATACTGGGCATCGGCCGGACCGGCCACATCGGTTTCAACGAGCCGGGCTCGGCCCCTAACTCCGGCACCCGCCTCGTCACCCTCGACGACCTGACGCGCCGCGACGCCTCCCGCGACTTCGGCGGCAAGGAGAACGTGCCCACCAAAGCCATCACCATGGGTATCGGCACCATCTTCAAGGCCCGCGAGATCATCCTGATGGCCTGGAGCCAGAAGAAAGCGCCCATCATCAAGAAGGCTGTGGAAGGGGAGATATCCAGCGACGTGCCCGCCACCTACCTGCAGCTGTCGGACAAGGTGGAGTTTGTGCTGGACATGGACGCCGCCTCCGCCCTGACGCGCTTCGACACGCCGTGGCTGGTGAAGGACTGCGTGTGGGACGAGAAAATGACCAAGAAGGCGGTTATCTGGCTCTCGAACACCATGAAGAAGCCGATACTGAAGCTGACCGAGGAAGACTACAACAACCACGGCATGGCACAGCTGGCCGTGGAGAAAGGCCCTGCCTACAACATCAACATCCATATCTTCAACAAGCTGCAGCACACCATCACGGGCTGGCCGGGCGGCAAGCCCAACGCCGACGACTCCCAGCGCCCCGAGCGCGCGGAGCCTGCCCGCAAGCGCGTGATCATTTTCTCCCCGCACCCCGACGACGACGTGATCTCGATGGGCGGCACGTTCATACGCCTGGTGGACCAGGGGCACAATGTGCACGTGGCCTACCAGACCAGCGGCAACACGGCCGTTTGGGACGATGACGTGCTGCGCTACATGGAGTTCGCCATCGACTTCGACAAGAGCATCGGGGAAGACAGCCAGCGCCTCAAGACTATATATGAGGAGATGCGCACCTTCTTCGAGACAAAGCAGCCGAACCAGCCCGACAGCCAGGAAGTGCGCAACGTGAAGGGCTTCATCCGCAAGAGCGAGGCCATCGCCGCCGCGCGCTACGCCGGGCTCGACGACGACCATATCCACTTCATGGCCCTGCCTTTCTACGAGGCGGGCAAGCTGCGGAAGAACTCCGTGACGGACGAGGACATTGAGATGACGATGGACCTGCTCCGCCAGGTGAAGCCGCACCAGCTGTTCGCCGCCGGTGATTTTGCCGACCCGCACGGCACCCACATTGTCTGCTTCCGCATTATCCTAGAGGCCCTGCGCCGCCTGCGCGAATCCGGGACAGAGGAGTGGATAGAGGACTGCTGGCTGTGGATGTACCGCGGCGCCTGGCACGAGTTCGAGACACACGAGATTGAGATGGCCGTGCCGCTCTCGCCGCAGGAGGTGGAGCGGAAACGCAACGCCATCTTCAAGCACCAGTCGCAGAAAGATCGGCCGGTGTTCCCCGGAGACGATGCCCGCGAGTTCTGGGTGAGGGCCGAGGAGCGAAACCGCGAAACCGCCAAAGACTACGACGACCTGGGGCTGGCCGACTACGAGGCGATGGAGGCCTTTGTCAGGTATCACTTCTGA
- a CDS encoding ROK family protein: MKSQKIICIDMGATKVHIGVVQDGVLLTEVRLPTSAHASQEQVLAEIAAGIAPLLDAQVAGIGIGVPGLVDDVAGCVYDVVNIPSWQEVPLRQYLEDRFHIPVYLTNDANTFVLGEKMYGKAKPYKNVVGITLGTGMGAGIIINNSLYTGTLSGAGEFGSVPYLDKTYDSYCGGKFFLSRYGLEGSVLRERASGGDKEAIAAFQEYGQHVGSVVNLILYTLSPEAIFLGGSVSKSYPLFKEAMFQCLRAFPFKRVTDRLVIEPSDIDNAALLGAAALYQLRSAEKASVAAL; this comes from the coding sequence ATGAAAAGCCAGAAGATCATCTGCATAGACATGGGGGCTACCAAAGTCCATATAGGCGTCGTGCAGGATGGAGTGCTCCTGACAGAGGTAAGACTGCCCACCTCCGCGCACGCATCGCAGGAGCAGGTGCTGGCCGAGATAGCGGCGGGCATCGCGCCGCTGCTCGATGCGCAGGTGGCGGGGATTGGGATTGGTGTACCAGGCCTGGTGGACGATGTGGCCGGCTGCGTATATGACGTCGTCAACATCCCGTCGTGGCAGGAGGTGCCCCTGCGGCAGTACCTCGAAGACCGCTTCCATATACCCGTGTACCTGACCAACGACGCCAACACCTTTGTGCTGGGCGAGAAAATGTACGGCAAGGCGAAGCCTTACAAAAATGTGGTCGGGATAACGCTTGGCACAGGCATGGGCGCAGGCATCATCATCAACAACAGCCTCTACACCGGCACGCTCTCCGGCGCCGGGGAGTTCGGCAGTGTTCCCTACTTAGACAAAACCTACGACTCGTACTGCGGCGGAAAATTCTTCCTGAGCAGGTATGGCCTGGAAGGCAGCGTGCTCAGGGAGCGCGCATCGGGCGGGGACAAGGAGGCGATAGCAGCTTTCCAGGAATATGGGCAGCACGTTGGCAGCGTTGTCAACCTCATTTTATATACCCTTTCCCCGGAAGCGATTTTCCTGGGGGGATCTGTGAGCAAATCCTATCCGCTCTTTAAAGAGGCGATGTTCCAGTGCCTGCGGGCTTTCCCGTTCAAGCGGGTGACAGACAGGCTGGTCATCGAGCCATCCGACATCGACAATGCAGCCTTGCTGGGAGCCGCAGCGCTTTACCAACTGCGAAGCGCGGAGAAAGCAAGCGTGGCTGCACTATAA
- a CDS encoding sugar MFS transporter has translation MANNSLATEEKLATASQGNGTMRSMLIIGALFFIFGFVTWLNSVLIPYLKIACELNNFESYLVAFAFYVAYLVMAIPSAWVLKKTGFKKGMSVGLGVMALGALIFIPAAMTRTYLIFLIGLFVQGTGLAVLQTAVNPYVTILGPRESAAKRISIMGICNKVAGALAPFILGAIILDNADALTNSLSGMSLAEQAAALDALATKVITPYLVMAGILVVLAVLVSFSALPEIDTDQEDETVAVANTNKTSITQFPHLLLGAFTLFLYVGVEVMAGDTVISYGASKGIDLVDAKIFTTYTMIAMLVGYVIGIFAIPKYISQAKALQVSAVLGVVLSLVAIFSEGYTSVMSVSLLGLANALMWPAIWPLAIADLGRFTKIGSSLLIMGIAGGAILPLLYGWLADTVDPQQAYWIMVPCYLVILYFAVYGHKIRTKQPVSGSLPL, from the coding sequence ATGGCAAACAACTCATTAGCAACAGAAGAAAAATTAGCCACAGCCTCGCAGGGGAACGGCACAATGCGGTCGATGCTGATCATTGGCGCACTGTTCTTCATCTTCGGCTTCGTGACGTGGCTCAACTCCGTCCTTATCCCCTACCTGAAAATCGCCTGCGAGCTCAACAACTTTGAGTCGTACCTCGTGGCCTTTGCTTTTTATGTTGCTTACCTGGTGATGGCCATCCCCTCCGCCTGGGTGCTTAAAAAAACGGGCTTTAAGAAAGGCATGTCGGTGGGACTGGGCGTGATGGCGCTGGGTGCCCTTATCTTTATTCCGGCCGCCATGACGCGGACTTACCTCATTTTCCTGATCGGCCTTTTTGTGCAGGGCACGGGTCTGGCCGTGCTGCAAACGGCTGTGAACCCTTACGTCACCATACTGGGGCCGCGCGAGAGCGCGGCAAAGCGCATCAGTATCATGGGCATCTGCAACAAAGTGGCCGGCGCGCTCGCGCCGTTCATCCTGGGGGCCATTATCTTGGATAACGCCGATGCCCTGACAAACAGCCTCAGCGGCATGAGCCTGGCGGAGCAGGCGGCAGCCCTCGACGCACTGGCCACGAAGGTTATCACCCCTTACCTGGTGATGGCGGGCATACTGGTGGTGCTGGCGGTGCTGGTTTCCTTCTCAGCCCTGCCCGAAATTGACACCGACCAGGAGGATGAGACCGTGGCCGTTGCCAACACAAACAAAACAAGCATCACGCAGTTTCCGCACCTGCTGCTGGGCGCTTTCACGCTTTTCCTGTACGTGGGTGTGGAAGTGATGGCAGGCGACACGGTTATCAGTTACGGCGCCTCCAAGGGAATTGATCTGGTGGATGCAAAAATCTTCACGACCTATACCATGATCGCCATGCTGGTCGGTTACGTCATCGGTATCTTCGCCATTCCAAAGTATATATCGCAGGCCAAGGCGCTGCAGGTATCGGCGGTGCTGGGCGTGGTGCTCTCGCTTGTCGCAATTTTCTCTGAGGGCTATACCTCGGTGATGTCGGTGTCGCTGCTGGGCCTGGCCAACGCTCTGATGTGGCCTGCCATCTGGCCGCTGGCCATCGCAGACCTGGGCCGCTTCACCAAAATAGGCTCTTCGCTGCTGATCATGGGCATTGCGGGCGGCGCTATTCTGCCCCTGCTCTACGGCTGGCTCGCCGACACCGTGGATCCGCAGCAGGCCTACTGGATTATGGTGCCCTGCTACCTCGTGATTTTGTACTTCGCGGTATACGGACACAAGATCAGGACAAAGCAACCGGTATCAGGCAGCCTCCCTCTGTAA
- a CDS encoding glycoside hydrolase family 20 protein, whose product MKKLFFLFLLLAHVAAAQEVSIIPKPSSVQVKPGNFTITRNTTIAVKDKADRKTAEFLNEYLQEVYGFQLDIKKKGKKDYIRLSTGKPAAEAKDGYSLNVTQDGVAIEGETHAGTFHGLQSLIQLLPVEKSASLVIPAVAIQDAPRFAYRGMHLDVGRHMFPLAFIKKYIDYLALHKMNYFHWHLTEDQGWRLEIKKYPKLTEVGGYRDGTIIGRFPGTGNTNKRYGGFYTQEEAREIVKYAADRHITVVPEIEMPGHASAALTSYPWLGCPGTGPYKVEQTWGVFDDVYCAGKDSTFTFLQDVMDEVMAIFPSKYMHIGGDESPKANWKVCPLCQKRIKEEGLKDEHELQSYFIQRMEKYLNSKGRTIIGWDEILEGGLAPNAIVMSWRGEAGGIAAAQQNHYVIMTPGSHLYLDHSQSQREDSVTIGGFTTVEKTYSYNPVPKELTAAQAKYILGAQGNVWTEYMNNPAKVEYQVFPRMSALSEVLWTAPEQKNWEDFEKRLLTQFRRYDLWGASYSQAFYDVGTEVLPAPGNEGIMLKLDGKQDLGKLLYTIKGQQAETPYTGPLVLKQTSDVTALYYKDSKLLDSVTVNLNFNKATGKKITLAEPPSKSYPGKGAFTLNNGFINKNDSRGSEVLGYAGRDVEATIDMGTPQEISSVAVHAINSNGAYVYPPKTVAIYGSADGKNFQPLGTTDTVSETAGPKVIMKVDIKPATARFVKVAIQNIQTVPDGKPGAGEKAWILLDEIQVN is encoded by the coding sequence ATGAAAAAATTATTTTTCCTGTTCCTGCTGCTGGCTCACGTCGCGGCGGCACAGGAAGTGAGCATCATCCCGAAGCCTTCCAGCGTGCAGGTGAAGCCCGGAAACTTCACCATTACCCGGAACACCACCATCGCTGTAAAGGACAAGGCAGACCGCAAAACAGCTGAGTTTCTGAACGAGTACCTGCAGGAGGTATATGGCTTTCAGCTGGATATCAAAAAGAAGGGGAAGAAAGACTATATACGCCTCTCGACCGGCAAGCCCGCTGCGGAAGCCAAAGACGGCTACAGCCTGAACGTGACGCAGGACGGCGTGGCCATTGAAGGCGAGACGCATGCCGGCACGTTCCACGGCCTGCAGTCGCTGATTCAGCTGCTGCCTGTGGAGAAAAGTGCCTCGCTCGTGATACCAGCAGTGGCCATACAGGACGCCCCGCGCTTTGCTTACCGCGGCATGCACCTGGATGTGGGCCGCCATATGTTCCCGTTGGCCTTCATCAAGAAGTACATCGACTACCTGGCCCTGCACAAGATGAACTACTTCCACTGGCACCTGACGGAAGACCAGGGCTGGCGGCTCGAGATCAAGAAATACCCGAAGCTGACGGAAGTGGGCGGCTACCGCGACGGCACTATCATCGGCCGCTTCCCCGGCACCGGCAACACCAATAAGCGCTACGGCGGCTTCTACACCCAGGAAGAAGCCAGGGAGATTGTGAAGTACGCCGCCGACAGGCACATCACGGTGGTACCGGAGATTGAGATGCCCGGCCACGCCAGCGCCGCCCTCACCTCCTACCCCTGGCTGGGCTGCCCCGGCACCGGCCCTTACAAAGTAGAGCAAACGTGGGGTGTTTTTGATGACGTGTACTGCGCCGGCAAAGACTCTACCTTCACGTTCCTGCAGGATGTGATGGACGAGGTAATGGCCATTTTCCCGTCGAAGTATATGCACATCGGCGGCGACGAAAGCCCCAAGGCCAACTGGAAGGTATGCCCGCTGTGCCAGAAGCGCATTAAGGAGGAAGGCCTGAAAGATGAGCACGAACTGCAGAGCTACTTTATCCAGCGCATGGAAAAGTACCTCAACAGCAAAGGCAGAACCATCATCGGCTGGGATGAGATTCTGGAAGGCGGTTTAGCGCCCAATGCCATCGTGATGAGCTGGCGGGGCGAGGCGGGCGGCATTGCGGCGGCCCAGCAAAACCACTACGTCATCATGACTCCCGGTTCTCACTTGTACTTAGACCACTCCCAGAGCCAGCGCGAAGACTCCGTGACCATCGGCGGCTTCACCACAGTTGAGAAAACCTACAGCTATAACCCTGTACCGAAGGAACTGACGGCAGCGCAGGCAAAGTATATACTGGGCGCGCAGGGCAACGTGTGGACAGAGTATATGAATAACCCGGCCAAAGTAGAATACCAGGTTTTCCCGAGGATGAGCGCCCTGAGCGAAGTGCTGTGGACGGCCCCGGAGCAGAAAAACTGGGAGGACTTTGAAAAGCGGCTGCTGACGCAGTTCAGGCGCTACGACCTGTGGGGAGCCAGCTACAGCCAGGCGTTCTACGATGTCGGCACGGAAGTGCTACCGGCACCAGGCAACGAAGGCATCATGCTGAAGCTGGACGGCAAGCAAGACCTGGGCAAGCTGCTATATACCATCAAAGGCCAACAGGCCGAGACTCCCTATACGGGGCCGCTTGTGTTGAAGCAGACCTCGGATGTAACCGCTTTATATTACAAAGACAGCAAGCTGCTTGATTCTGTAACTGTTAATTTAAACTTCAACAAAGCTACCGGTAAGAAAATAACACTCGCTGAGCCGCCATCCAAAAGTTATCCGGGCAAAGGCGCTTTCACGCTCAACAATGGTTTCATCAACAAAAACGACAGCCGGGGCTCTGAAGTGCTGGGCTATGCCGGAAGAGACGTGGAAGCAACCATCGACATGGGGACACCCCAGGAGATAAGCAGCGTGGCAGTGCATGCCATCAACTCAAACGGCGCCTATGTGTACCCGCCAAAGACAGTGGCGATATATGGCTCCGCCGACGGCAAAAACTTTCAGCCGCTGGGCACCACAGACACCGTTTCCGAGACGGCTGGCCCCAAAGTTATCATGAAAGTGGATATAAAACCCGCCACGGCGCGCTTCGTGAAAGTAGCCATACAGAACATCCAGACCGTGCCGGATGGCAAGCCGGGCGCAGGCGAAAAAGCCTGGATTTTGCTGGATGAGATACAGGTGAATTAA
- a CDS encoding BrxA/BrxB family bacilliredoxin produces the protein MYPEYMVAPIREDLTSAGFEQLMTPEEVEQAVTSEGTVLVAVNSVCGCAAAKARPALKMAVASASKKPAKLVTVFAGMEQDAVAKAREHMLPYPPSSPSIALFKDGELVHMIERYHIEGNELNRIVDNLQGAFEAYC, from the coding sequence ATGTATCCTGAATATATGGTTGCGCCTATCCGTGAGGACCTTACCTCCGCAGGCTTTGAGCAGCTAATGACACCTGAAGAAGTAGAGCAGGCTGTTACATCCGAGGGCACCGTACTGGTGGCCGTGAACTCCGTATGCGGCTGCGCCGCCGCAAAGGCGCGCCCGGCCCTTAAAATGGCGGTGGCCTCCGCTTCCAAGAAGCCAGCGAAGCTGGTAACCGTATTTGCGGGCATGGAGCAGGACGCCGTGGCCAAGGCGCGAGAGCACATGCTGCCTTATCCCCCGTCATCCCCTTCCATCGCGCTTTTCAAAGACGGTGAACTGGTACACATGATTGAGCGCTACCACATCGAGGGCAACGAACTGAACCGCATCGTGGACAACCTGCAGGGCGCTTTCGAGGCTTACTGCTAA
- the purD gene encoding phosphoribosylamine--glycine ligase encodes MNVLIIGSGGREHAIAWKLSQSEYCDKVFVAPGNAGTAQYGTTAAVDIHNFDELAKFATDFNIMMIVVGPENALVEGIHDYFQSSEYLKQILVIGPKKAGAMLEGSKDFCKEFFQRHGIPTARYQTFTEDTFAQAAAYLRTHSFPAVLKADGLAAGKGVIIAKDYDEAVDALEDMLRNKRFGKASSKVVIEEYLHGIEVSVFILTDGKDYVLLPEAKDYKRIGEGDTGLNTGGMGAVSPVHFVDDVFMQKVKERVINPTLRGLQEDQLDYTGFLFIGLMNVNGDPYVIEYNVRLGDPETEAILPRIKSDLFELFRALHDHKLGEFELEVDPRTATTVFLVSGGYPEGFEKGKEITGIENVPADVLVFHAGTKMVNGKLVNNGGRVIAVTALGDTMEEALKKANAAASAIQWQDRYYRHDIGFDLQGTHA; translated from the coding sequence ATGAACGTACTGATAATAGGATCCGGTGGGCGCGAGCACGCCATTGCCTGGAAACTGAGCCAGAGCGAATACTGCGACAAGGTGTTCGTGGCTCCCGGCAACGCGGGCACCGCACAATACGGCACCACCGCCGCGGTAGACATCCACAACTTTGATGAACTGGCCAAGTTTGCCACCGATTTCAACATCATGATGATTGTGGTGGGCCCGGAGAACGCACTGGTGGAAGGCATCCATGATTATTTCCAGAGTTCTGAGTACCTGAAGCAAATCCTGGTGATAGGGCCGAAAAAAGCCGGTGCCATGCTGGAGGGGAGCAAGGACTTCTGCAAGGAGTTTTTCCAGCGGCACGGCATCCCGACGGCCCGTTACCAGACGTTCACCGAGGACACGTTCGCGCAGGCGGCGGCGTACCTGCGCACGCACAGTTTCCCGGCGGTGCTGAAGGCCGACGGCCTGGCCGCGGGCAAGGGCGTCATCATCGCCAAGGATTATGACGAGGCGGTGGACGCCCTTGAGGACATGCTGCGCAACAAGCGCTTCGGCAAGGCCAGCAGCAAAGTGGTGATCGAGGAATACCTGCACGGCATCGAGGTGTCGGTGTTTATCCTGACGGACGGGAAAGATTATGTGCTGCTGCCGGAGGCGAAAGACTACAAGCGCATTGGCGAGGGCGACACCGGCCTGAACACCGGGGGCATGGGCGCTGTATCGCCGGTGCATTTTGTGGACGACGTGTTTATGCAGAAGGTGAAGGAGCGTGTCATCAACCCCACGCTGCGCGGCCTGCAGGAAGACCAGCTGGATTACACCGGGTTCCTGTTTATCGGGCTGATGAACGTGAACGGCGACCCCTACGTGATTGAGTACAACGTGCGCCTCGGCGACCCCGAGACGGAAGCCATTCTCCCCCGCATCAAGTCCGACCTGTTTGAGCTGTTCCGGGCGCTGCACGACCATAAACTAGGTGAGTTTGAACTGGAGGTTGACCCGCGCACGGCCACCACGGTTTTCCTGGTATCCGGTGGCTACCCCGAGGGGTTTGAGAAGGGCAAGGAAATTACGGGAATTGAGAACGTGCCAGCGGATGTGCTGGTGTTCCATGCCGGTACCAAAATGGTGAACGGGAAACTGGTGAACAACGGCGGCCGCGTGATTGCCGTCACGGCCCTGGGCGACACGATGGAGGAGGCGCTGAAAAAAGCGAATGCCGCCGCCAGCGCCATCCAGTGGCAGGACCGCTACTACCGCCACGACATTGGCTTCGACCTGCAGGGCACCCACGCCTGA